From Candidatus Brocadiaceae bacterium, the proteins below share one genomic window:
- a CDS encoding DUF423 domain-containing protein, giving the protein MLPPARVFVLIGSVNMALAVILGAFGSHALKARISPEKFSVFQTGNQYHIYHAIGLFAVAFVAACLPSSRLVKWSGWLMLAGILCFSGSLYILSLSGVRWFGAIIPVGGMALIVSWIFLAIGVWKK; this is encoded by the coding sequence ATGTTGCCGCCGGCAAGGGTTTTTGTGCTTATCGGGAGTGTCAATATGGCGCTTGCCGTCATTCTCGGGGCATTTGGTTCCCATGCGTTAAAGGCAAGGATATCACCCGAAAAATTTTCTGTTTTTCAAACAGGGAACCAGTATCATATCTATCACGCAATCGGATTATTTGCCGTTGCCTTTGTGGCGGCTTGTCTGCCTTCGTCAAGGCTGGTAAAATGGTCCGGATGGCTCATGCTTGCGGGCATTCTCTGCTTTTCCGGCAGTTTATACATATTGAGCCTGAGCGGTGTGCGCTGGTTTGGTGCCATAATTCCAGTTGGCGGTATGGCATTGATTGTATCCTGGATTTTCCTTGCCATAGGGGTATGGAAAAAGTAG
- a CDS encoding peroxiredoxin, producing the protein MKKWMTTIICITLLSTIAHSGATAGENICTTLVTKEAPYFTAKAVMPDNSMKDLTLSSYRGQYVVLFFYPLDFTFVCPSEIIAFNKALKEFAERNTAVIGVSVDSPFTHHAWRLTRPEDGGIGQIGFPLIADLNKEIARKYGVLFDESVALRGLFLIDKQGVVRHQVVNDLPLGRNVAEALRMVDALQFTEKQGEVCPANWQLGEEGMKPTAEGVAEYLSKHAGK; encoded by the coding sequence ATGAAAAAATGGATGACAACAATTATTTGTATCACACTTCTTTCAACAATCGCACATTCAGGCGCGACTGCCGGGGAAAACATCTGCACAACACTGGTGACAAAAGAGGCGCCGTATTTTACTGCGAAGGCCGTCATGCCGGACAATTCCATGAAGGACCTAACGCTTTCATCATATCGTGGCCAATATGTGGTTTTATTTTTTTATCCGCTGGACTTTACCTTTGTTTGTCCTTCAGAAATTATTGCCTTTAACAAAGCCCTGAAAGAATTCGCAGAAAGAAACACCGCCGTCATCGGTGTATCCGTGGATTCACCCTTTACCCATCATGCCTGGCGCCTGACAAGGCCGGAAGACGGCGGCATCGGACAGATAGGGTTCCCGCTCATAGCCGACCTGAATAAGGAGATAGCGCGTAAGTATGGAGTATTGTTTGATGAATCTGTTGCGCTCCGCGGTTTATTCCTTATTGATAAACAAGGAGTGGTTCGACATCAGGTAGTAAACGATCTGCCATTGGGCCGAAATGTGGCAGAAGCGCTCCGAATGGTTGACGCGCTGCAGTTCACGGAAAAACAGGGAGAAGTATGTCCTGCAAATTGGCAACTGGGAGAAGAAGGTATGAAGCCCACAGCGGAAGGCGTCGCGGAATATCTGTCAAAACATGCCGGTAAATAA
- a CDS encoding nucleoside-triphosphatase: protein MEKKKNIFLTGAPSSGKTTIIKKVIKILKFPANGFYTEEERIEGRRVGFSMHTLDGRKGYLAHQDIASEFHIRRYGVSIENIEKIAVPSIMPVGEQVIILDEIGKMECFSKIFKQAAISALDAANIVIGAITLGGDEFIREIKNRDDIEIHEVTMDNRNSLPGEIIGKVSALLDRK, encoded by the coding sequence ATGGAGAAAAAGAAAAATATTTTTCTGACAGGCGCTCCTTCTTCCGGGAAAACGACGATCATAAAAAAAGTAATAAAAATTCTGAAATTTCCCGCAAACGGATTTTATACGGAGGAAGAAAGGATTGAGGGCAGACGGGTCGGTTTTTCCATGCATACCCTTGATGGCAGAAAGGGGTATCTTGCCCATCAGGATATTGCGTCAGAATTTCATATACGAAGATATGGAGTAAGTATTGAGAATATTGAGAAGATTGCCGTGCCGTCAATCATGCCCGTAGGGGAACAGGTGATCATTCTCGATGAAATCGGAAAGATGGAATGTTTCTCGAAAATTTTCAAACAGGCGGCCATTAGCGCCCTTGACGCGGCGAACATCGTTATTGGCGCCATTACCCTGGGTGGCGACGAATTTATCAGGGAAATAAAGAACCGTGATGATATTGAAATACATGAAGTAACCATGGACAACAGGAATTCACTGCCGGGCGAAATAATAGGAAAGGTTTCGGCTCTCTTGGACAGAAAATAG
- a CDS encoding radical SAM protein — protein sequence MPSDWTFVSVDLELTNRCRNNCLMCPREAITRSHGIMQKDTFKTVAQKLINEGSLIAFSGMGDPLLHPMIFDWIRDIRRRGGDVGIVVNPASLRKEHIRELIESGPNFITLSFPSLRKDVFERLCPEVSFDIAIERSELLIRLARGNVGLNVTGILTELNRDERDTYGNFWRETGIPSRMVSCHGRGGNLRLPDIYEPEFSVRETGVCGLFRFHTFITWEGEVLACCHDLTAATRIGNLVQEEISVIAERKRKLSGDSMPFPVCRGCDEPLRLCPLPSGFPPENRKERRRFFRTVSRKCLT from the coding sequence ATGCCCTCTGACTGGACTTTTGTCTCTGTCGATCTGGAACTCACCAACCGGTGCAGGAACAATTGTCTTATGTGTCCCCGTGAGGCAATAACCCGGTCGCACGGTATTATGCAGAAGGACACATTCAAAACTGTCGCGCAGAAGCTCATAAATGAAGGGAGCCTTATTGCCTTTTCGGGCATGGGTGATCCTCTGTTGCACCCTATGATTTTTGACTGGATACGGGACATTCGCAGGAGGGGGGGTGATGTGGGAATCGTTGTAAATCCCGCGTCTCTGCGGAAAGAACATATACGGGAGCTTATTGAATCCGGGCCGAATTTCATTACCCTTTCCTTTCCCAGTCTGAGGAAAGATGTTTTTGAGAGGTTATGTCCGGAGGTCTCTTTTGATATCGCGATCGAAAGGTCTGAGTTGCTGATCAGGCTCGCCCGGGGAAACGTCGGTCTGAATGTGACAGGGATTCTCACGGAGCTGAACCGCGATGAGCGGGATACCTATGGTAATTTCTGGAGAGAAACGGGTATCCCGTCCCGCATGGTTTCCTGTCACGGACGGGGTGGAAATCTCAGGTTACCCGATATATACGAACCGGAATTTTCCGTTAGAGAAACCGGTGTGTGTGGGCTTTTTCGGTTCCATACATTTATTACCTGGGAAGGAGAGGTGCTTGCGTGTTGTCACGACCTGACCGCTGCAACCAGAATCGGAAATCTTGTGCAGGAAGAGATTTCTGTTATTGCAGAAAGAAAACGGAAACTGTCTGGCGATTCAATGCCCTTTCCGGTATGCCGGGGGTGTGATGAGCCGCTCAGACTTTGCCCGCTTCCTTCCGGCTTCCCTCCGGAAAATCGAAAAGAAAGAAGGCGCTTTTTCCGTACGGTGAGTCGAAAGTGTTTGACCTGA
- a CDS encoding glycosyltransferase family 39 protein, with translation MLIKKIKKNLWWILWFIAGTLILFWNLEDVVGLHRDEAIFGLFAEMILDGARPLYGFFNMYTSPVHSYMLAICIKIFGNSIWSLRLLGPIFTLITIVAIFDVIRQYSPVRARWIAYYLIVFPPVVMLSRLCGEVFVLNPFLFFGAIWIYVRLCRSKKKSIRIIGWMLTGFFLSFGIWNHVIFLPSAISLIIFYALFLWPGIQPFFTNTFFFAQGFLIGLIPRFLSVLFFRNTFFPEKPQFPKSTLKTAFLNLLYAFSGDGLYARFSGGSSISFTWVLLSFFVTALITFYFLQHTRLEKKIFWGICVFLVSNFLLIWIITPFGSIGSRLWLIPSWTLPILLIFWMPDLNDWKWKIAGGTLIAIHFLLLLVNYYLPNSSSNGVILPSVYVGGKTDNAWDYYDHRQMVNKIAQTEEEYVFIGNLNVFTFYYFMPKEQRHRIKSLWPIFRVSKESPQEKQMLYNRVNYTGQKIRSALFVFYDNDKDYLQVFSEQSLFARTTLAKDISLPGFTIFRLK, from the coding sequence CCTTTTTGCTGAAATGATACTGGATGGAGCACGACCTCTTTATGGATTTTTTAATATGTATACTTCTCCGGTTCATTCATATATGCTCGCCATTTGCATAAAAATATTCGGCAATTCCATCTGGAGTTTGCGGCTTTTAGGTCCTATTTTCACGCTCATAACAATCGTTGCCATTTTTGATGTCATACGTCAATATTCTCCTGTTCGTGCACGCTGGATCGCATATTATCTTATTGTCTTTCCACCAGTTGTCATGCTTTCACGACTCTGCGGTGAAGTATTTGTTTTAAATCCGTTTCTTTTCTTTGGTGCAATCTGGATATATGTCAGGCTCTGCAGAAGTAAAAAAAAATCTATCCGGATAATCGGCTGGATGCTCACCGGATTTTTTTTGTCTTTTGGAATATGGAACCATGTAATATTTCTACCCAGCGCCATTTCCCTCATTATTTTTTATGCGCTATTCCTCTGGCCTGGTATTCAACCTTTTTTTACCAATACCTTCTTTTTCGCACAAGGATTTTTAATCGGACTGATACCGCGATTTCTATCCGTTTTGTTTTTTCGCAATACGTTCTTCCCCGAAAAACCACAGTTTCCTAAATCCACATTAAAAACCGCATTTTTGAATCTTCTGTATGCCTTCTCAGGAGACGGACTCTATGCACGTTTTTCCGGAGGAAGTAGTATTTCTTTTACCTGGGTACTCTTGTCTTTTTTTGTCACCGCGTTGATTACATTTTATTTTTTGCAACATACCAGACTCGAAAAAAAAATCTTTTGGGGAATCTGTGTTTTCCTTGTTTCTAATTTCCTTCTTATCTGGATTATCACACCTTTTGGTTCTATTGGATCACGATTGTGGTTGATTCCCTCATGGACCCTCCCAATTCTGCTCATTTTTTGGATGCCTGATCTCAATGACTGGAAATGGAAAATTGCAGGAGGAACCTTAATTGCAATACATTTTTTACTCCTACTGGTGAATTATTACCTCCCGAACAGCAGTTCTAACGGTGTAATCCTTCCCTCCGTTTATGTTGGTGGCAAAACAGATAATGCCTGGGACTATTATGACCACCGTCAAATGGTAAATAAAATTGCCCAAACGGAAGAAGAGTATGTTTTCATCGGAAATCTTAATGTGTTTACCTTCTATTATTTCATGCCGAAAGAACAAAGGCATCGAATCAAGTCTCTTTGGCCGATATTTCGGGTCAGCAAAGAAAGTCCACAGGAAAAACAAATGCTCTACAATCGCGTAAACTACACCGGACAAAAGATAAGATCCGCTCTCTTCGTTTTTTATGATAACGACAAAGACTATTTACAGGTTTTTTCTGAGCAGAGCCTCTTCGCCAGGACAACCCTGGCGAAGGATATCAGTTTGCCCGGGTTTACGATTTTTCGTCTAAAATAG
- a CDS encoding DUF523 and DUF1722 domain-containing protein gives MTKKIKLGISSCLLGEKVRYGGGHKRDRFITNTLGQYFDWVPVCPEMACGLPVPREPMRLVRKPESPHLVTIKTGIDYTDKMEHWTKKELETLEKEPLCGFIFKAKSPSSGIGGIKVYLPSGEVTKTGSDIFGGAFMKHFPLIPVIDDGRLHNPVFRENFIERVFVFRRWHDFIQSNGTFNGLVDFHTRHKLLIMSHNPRHYSILGRWVAHTKGKKQETIFSEYIRDLMECLRLTATTKKNTNVLQHIQGYFKKRLTSEEKQELLDIITHYHNGLIPLIVPVTLVRHYVRKFDISYLKKQYYLDPHPLELMLRNHV, from the coding sequence ATGACAAAAAAGATCAAACTTGGTATCAGTTCCTGTCTGCTGGGAGAAAAGGTCCGTTACGGCGGAGGTCATAAGCGTGACAGGTTTATTACGAATACCCTTGGCCAGTACTTTGACTGGGTGCCTGTCTGTCCGGAAATGGCATGTGGTCTCCCTGTACCAAGGGAACCGATGCGATTGGTTAGGAAACCCGAAAGCCCCCATCTTGTAACAATAAAAACCGGCATCGATTACACAGACAAGATGGAGCACTGGACAAAAAAGGAGCTGGAAACATTGGAAAAGGAACCTCTCTGCGGTTTTATCTTTAAAGCCAAATCTCCCAGCTCAGGCATCGGCGGGATAAAGGTTTATCTGCCTTCCGGAGAGGTAACCAAAACTGGTAGTGACATTTTTGGAGGGGCCTTTATGAAGCATTTTCCTCTCATTCCCGTTATCGATGATGGCCGCCTTCATAACCCGGTCTTTCGGGAAAATTTTATTGAGCGGGTATTCGTATTCAGAAGGTGGCATGATTTTATACAGAGCAATGGCACCTTTAACGGCCTGGTAGATTTTCACACCCGTCATAAACTGCTTATTATGTCACACAACCCCCGCCATTATTCGATCCTGGGAAGATGGGTGGCACATACGAAAGGGAAAAAACAGGAAACGATTTTTTCGGAATATATCAGAGACCTCATGGAATGCCTGAGACTGACCGCAACAACGAAAAAAAATACCAATGTCTTACAGCACATACAGGGATATTTTAAAAAACGCCTTACCTCAGAAGAAAAACAGGAACTGCTGGACATCATTACCCATTACCATAATGGACTGATTCCCCTCATCGTCCCGGTTACCCTCGTCCGTCATTATGTCAGAAAATTCGATATTTCCTATTTGAAAAAACAATATTACCTGGACCCGCACCCCCTGGAGCTCATGTTACGAAATCATGTATGA
- a CDS encoding carbon-nitrogen hydrolase family protein: MTKDDKITIAAIQMCSRQNRDENLATVRVLLEEAAQRGAQIIALPENFSYVGYESEMITVAEDPDTSSIIRFLTSFASKHKVAIIGGSIPLKNSGISKVTNTCLVINHEGRIVARYDKLHLFDVRLDDRTMITESRYVEAGSRVVTADLFGLKVGLSICYDLRFPELYRALVMQGANIIFVPAAFTMQTGNDHWEVLLRARAIENQCYIVAPAQIGQHNADRISYGRALIVDPWGQVMTQCQDKEGVIVSEIDLDFLEKVRNRLPCLAHIRRDKFFPPVALG, translated from the coding sequence ATGACCAAAGACGATAAAATAACTATTGCCGCGATTCAGATGTGCTCCCGGCAGAATCGTGACGAAAATCTCGCAACGGTACGAGTTCTTCTGGAGGAGGCCGCTCAGAGGGGGGCACAGATTATTGCCCTGCCGGAGAATTTCTCCTATGTCGGGTATGAAAGTGAAATGATAACCGTTGCGGAAGATCCGGATACCAGCAGCATCATCCGGTTTCTTACGTCTTTTGCCTCAAAGCATAAAGTTGCCATTATTGGCGGGAGCATTCCCTTAAAAAATTCCGGGATATCAAAGGTGACCAATACCTGCCTGGTCATAAATCATGAAGGCCGGATCGTAGCGCGTTATGACAAGCTCCATTTGTTTGATGTCCGTCTCGATGACAGAACCATGATCACCGAATCACGCTATGTGGAGGCAGGCAGCCGGGTAGTGACCGCGGACCTTTTCGGACTCAAAGTGGGTTTGAGTATCTGTTACGATCTCAGGTTTCCCGAACTGTATCGTGCCCTGGTAATGCAGGGTGCAAATATTATCTTTGTTCCTGCAGCGTTTACCATGCAGACAGGGAATGACCACTGGGAGGTGCTTTTGCGTGCCCGTGCCATTGAAAATCAGTGCTACATTGTTGCGCCCGCTCAAATCGGGCAACACAATGCCGACCGTATCAGTTACGGCCGCGCCCTGATTGTGGATCCCTGGGGGCAGGTCATGACACAATGCCAGGATAAGGAAGGTGTTATTGTCTCTGAAATCGATCTCGATTTTCTGGAAAAGGTAAGAAACCGGCTTCCCTGTCTTGCGCATATACGCCGTGATAAATTCTTTCCGCCGGTTGCCCTTGGTTGA
- a CDS encoding glutaminyl-peptide cyclotransferase: MILLFRKFFLRCLIVVVFFWLNSKNTIDAKIPGGIPVYTYKIVNSYPHDSMAFTQGLAFEDNVLYESTGIYGQSKLLGKQLETGDILQKVDLSPELFGEGITLYRNKIFQLTWKSHIGLVYDKESFELLRKFYYPTEGWGITHDGNRLITSDGSSTLRFLNPETFEELTTVDVYDTNGMVKNLNELEYVQGEIYANVWQTDLIARIAPQTGQVVGWIDLEGLLASEKTGKLCDVLNGIAYDEKNDRLFVTGKRWPKLFEIDLLLVENERPLRMPGER; the protein is encoded by the coding sequence ATGATACTACTCTTTAGGAAGTTTTTTTTACGATGTTTGATAGTCGTTGTGTTCTTTTGGTTGAATTCCAAAAATACCATTGATGCAAAAATACCTGGTGGAATTCCGGTGTATACCTACAAAATAGTGAATTCTTATCCGCATGATAGCATGGCATTTACGCAGGGACTGGCTTTTGAAGATAACGTCCTTTATGAGAGCACGGGTATCTATGGGCAATCAAAACTCCTTGGAAAACAATTGGAAACAGGGGATATCTTGCAAAAGGTTGATTTATCGCCGGAATTGTTCGGTGAAGGCATTACCCTGTATAGGAATAAGATATTCCAGTTGACCTGGAAATCTCATATCGGGCTTGTTTATGATAAAGAGAGTTTTGAATTATTAAGAAAATTTTATTATCCGACGGAGGGATGGGGTATTACTCATGATGGAAACCGTTTAATTACGAGTGATGGTTCGTCAACATTGCGTTTTTTGAATCCGGAAACTTTTGAGGAGCTTACTACGGTTGATGTGTATGATACGAATGGCATGGTGAAAAATCTTAATGAATTGGAATATGTTCAGGGGGAAATCTATGCTAATGTTTGGCAAACGGACCTGATTGCAAGGATAGCGCCACAGACGGGTCAGGTAGTAGGATGGATAGATCTGGAAGGGCTTCTTGCCTCGGAAAAAACGGGTAAGCTGTGTGATGTACTGAATGGTATCGCATACGATGAAAAAAATGATAGATTATTTGTTACCGGGAAAAGGTGGCCCAAACTCTTTGAGATTGATCTCCTTTTAGTAGAGAATGAAAGACCTTTGCGAATGCCGGGAGAAAGATAG
- a CDS encoding glycoside hydrolase family 99-like domain-containing protein — protein MVGSFVKIGAYVYPGWHACPERDLHFPPGWSEWDLVLNASPRFQGHNQPRLPQDGPYDDSLPVTAQKQVRLATEFGVDLFVYGFFWSRGKRVFGKALEKGFLGKGGGGDFPFALMWANRMPRGVLPVRYEQGTEIDPGRLVYTDPEDFMDLIRYLEERYFFRRNYFRIHDKPLFSIFDSSFFLRQMGIKKASHVIHQARSYLREKGYPGLHLMAINPAPALIAEFIYAGFDSVSHYVWLPDWKGSFLQDYSVITGRRSREWEGFAGKSELPYFPSVSPGWDATPRGETYGNCKPQRYPWSPVVIHEHPKLFSDFLGKAIRYTKKRNNPPLCFIASWNEWSEGHYLEPDRRFGTAWLEAVRKEKGNAL, from the coding sequence ATGGTAGGAAGTTTTGTAAAAATAGGAGCATATGTTTATCCGGGCTGGCACGCCTGCCCGGAACGGGACCTCCATTTCCCTCCCGGGTGGAGTGAGTGGGACCTTGTCCTGAATGCCTCACCTCGCTTTCAGGGCCATAACCAGCCTCGCCTGCCTCAGGATGGGCCATACGACGACTCACTTCCTGTAACCGCACAAAAACAAGTCAGGCTTGCAACGGAGTTTGGTGTAGACCTATTTGTTTACGGTTTCTTCTGGTCGCGGGGAAAACGTGTGTTCGGGAAAGCTCTTGAAAAAGGTTTCCTTGGAAAGGGAGGGGGAGGCGATTTCCCCTTCGCTCTCATGTGGGCGAACCGCATGCCCCGTGGAGTACTCCCCGTAAGGTATGAACAGGGAACGGAAATTGATCCGGGTCGGCTCGTATATACTGATCCTGAAGACTTTATGGATTTGATCAGGTATCTGGAGGAAAGATATTTTTTCCGCCGAAACTATTTTCGGATACATGATAAGCCCCTGTTTTCCATATTTGACAGCAGTTTTTTTCTGCGTCAGATGGGTATAAAGAAGGCATCTCATGTAATTCATCAGGCGAGGAGCTATCTTCGTGAAAAGGGTTATCCCGGTCTGCATCTAATGGCCATAAATCCGGCGCCTGCACTGATTGCGGAATTTATATATGCCGGGTTTGACAGTGTGAGTCATTATGTCTGGCTTCCTGACTGGAAAGGCAGTTTTCTGCAGGATTACTCTGTCATTACCGGCAGGAGAAGCCGTGAATGGGAAGGTTTTGCAGGGAAGTCAGAACTCCCGTATTTCCCATCCGTGTCTCCCGGATGGGATGCAACGCCCAGGGGAGAAACGTATGGAAACTGCAAACCCCAACGGTATCCCTGGAGTCCTGTTGTAATTCACGAGCATCCGAAGCTTTTTTCCGATTTTCTCGGGAAGGCAATCCGATATACAAAAAAAAGGAACAATCCGCCGCTCTGTTTTATTGCATCCTGGAATGAGTGGAGCGAAGGGCACTATCTGGAGCCTGACAGGCGTTTTGGAACCGCCTGGCTTGAAGCGGTGAGAAAGGAGAAGGGAAATGCCCTCTGA
- a CDS encoding HD domain-containing protein, which produces MRRKHLKNVTPGMVLGKTIYGDKYEVLLRQGVLLTARHIEALEKRGQVCIYIEDEETEGIGLDDMISEKVRTTSTKNIIDVYNIAKSSLAKERLETYEEIIKRINTEKFKKSFQESYEFKQLKYNIKSFLAEILNRDVLIGLNTIKTYDNYIYEHSMDAAIISLVLAKKLRLKNNRLQQIVIGEFLHDIGMIFIDEVIQKKPDTLTAAEYELVKQHPKFGYELLMKKDEIGYVAAHIAYQHHERQDGSGYPRGLRGKNTIDYGEINYTEEEKLILPAEISAVADFYDACISDRPFRPALPHDLVYELIKDGIWKKFNKEVVDCFLSITPKYLVGSEIKIKNGEYKDFTGFVTSINKFQLNKPTIRLLYDSEKKKIAPFEIDLSSERKMIDMQCIV; this is translated from the coding sequence ATGAGAAGAAAACATTTGAAAAACGTAACACCCGGGATGGTGCTTGGTAAAACAATTTATGGAGATAAGTATGAAGTATTATTGAGACAAGGGGTCCTGTTGACAGCGAGACATATTGAGGCATTAGAAAAAAGAGGGCAAGTGTGTATCTATATTGAGGATGAAGAAACGGAAGGTATTGGATTGGATGATATGATATCTGAAAAAGTCCGAACAACTTCCACGAAAAATATTATCGATGTCTATAATATTGCAAAATCTTCCCTTGCTAAAGAAAGGCTGGAAACCTACGAAGAGATTATCAAACGGATCAATACGGAAAAGTTTAAAAAATCCTTTCAAGAGAGCTATGAATTTAAGCAGCTCAAGTACAATATAAAATCATTTCTTGCGGAAATCTTGAATCGGGATGTTTTAATAGGACTCAATACGATAAAAACCTATGACAACTATATCTATGAACACTCAATGGATGCGGCAATTATATCACTCGTACTTGCAAAGAAATTGCGTTTAAAAAATAATAGGTTACAACAAATTGTTATCGGTGAGTTTCTTCATGATATTGGCATGATATTTATCGATGAAGTGATACAGAAGAAACCGGATACATTAACTGCTGCCGAATATGAATTGGTGAAGCAGCATCCGAAATTCGGATATGAGTTGCTGATGAAAAAGGACGAGATAGGATATGTTGCGGCTCACATTGCGTATCAGCATCATGAAAGACAGGATGGTTCCGGCTATCCCCGCGGTTTGCGGGGCAAAAATACGATAGATTACGGTGAAATTAATTACACAGAGGAAGAAAAACTCATCCTGCCTGCAGAAATTTCCGCAGTAGCAGATTTTTATGACGCTTGTATTTCGGATAGACCATTTCGTCCTGCATTGCCCCATGACCTGGTCTATGAATTAATAAAAGATGGTATTTGGAAAAAATTTAACAAGGAGGTCGTGGATTGTTTTTTGTCTATTACCCCTAAATACCTTGTGGGCTCAGAAATAAAGATTAAAAATGGCGAATATAAGGATTTTACGGGTTTTGTCACATCAATAAATAAGTTCCAATTGAACAAACCAACAATACGACTTCTCTATGACTCTGAGAAAAAAAAGATTGCGCCTTTTGAAATTGATCTTAGTTCGGAAAGAAAAATGATCGATATGCAATGCATTGTTTAA